The Gemmatimonadota bacterium genome includes a region encoding these proteins:
- a CDS encoding cytochrome c-type biogenesis protein CcmH, whose translation MKPALLIPIFFLLFAVPVRAEVTREQIKEVGKELACLCGDCPRRPLDECICGYAQQQHERIKKMLASGQTPQAIVDAYISEFGLEILSKPPAKGFNLTAWLMPPLVLLIGFFAVRSVLRAWSKTKSPATPAAQPARDDPYLDRLESDLKERE comes from the coding sequence ATGAAGCCCGCACTCCTGATTCCAATATTCTTTCTCCTCTTCGCAGTCCCCGTCCGCGCCGAAGTGACCCGGGAACAGATCAAAGAAGTCGGCAAAGAACTCGCCTGCCTGTGCGGCGACTGCCCGCGCAGACCACTGGACGAATGCATCTGCGGATATGCACAACAACAGCACGAACGCATCAAAAAAATGCTGGCCTCCGGTCAAACGCCACAGGCCATTGTCGATGCTTATATCAGTGAATTTGGCCTGGAAATCCTCTCCAAACCGCCAGCCAAAGGCTTCAACCTCACGGCATGGCTCATGCCGCCCCTCGTTCTCCTCATCGGATTCTTCGCCGTACGCAGCGTACTCCGCGCCTGGTCAAAAACAAAAAGTCCCGCCACACCAGCAGCACAACCCGCGCGCGACGACCCGTACCTCGACCGCCTCGAAAGCGATCTCAAGGAGCGCGAGTAA
- a CDS encoding heme lyase CcmF/NrfE family subunit: MLPQLGNFLLYIALFTSAYAVIAAILAAKTRRMGLILSTERAVLTGFLLCLSAMAILEVLFLTDRFDIYYIATHSSRDLPTGYKFTAVWSGMQGSLLLWALILSGFIFFAVIKTRAFRGPLASYATAIMSFTLTFFLALICIHENPFVTMPRALPDGTGMNPLLVHPVMAIHPPMLYHGYVGFTVPFAFAMAALLSRQIDEEWIRTTRRWTLLAWFFLGTGQLLGGKWAYVVLGWGGYWGWDPVENAALLPWLTGTAFLHSVMIQEKKGMLKIWNMVLIIATYTLCIYGTFLTRSGVVSSVHAFAQSPIGPWFGVLVVLIVIFSSLLLVSRLDLLKTKTQYESPISREGGFLLNNLLFLTATFAVFWGVMFPVISEAVTGDKITVGPPYFNTVMVPIGLLLLVLTGIGPLLAWRRTSGKSLRKHFTGSSIMGLICGIVAIALGVRDIYAIISFLFCGFVTGTIITEFHRGARARGSSSGESYLRAIVNLTRRNRRRYGGYIIHFGVVLLFIGFTGNAFNKDSQVELKYMESTDIGPYTLIYEGITESVNPLTADIVAQLGVYKHGQRLGTMWPHQKVYYKRQDQQTTTEVAIRSNLREDLYALYQGVDMRDNEEVALFHLYINPLVMWVWIGAWIITIGTIVVMWPDKREKQALQMREAMA; this comes from the coding sequence ATGCTCCCACAACTCGGCAACTTTCTTCTTTACATCGCCCTATTCACCTCAGCTTATGCGGTAATCGCCGCAATATTAGCTGCCAAAACCCGGCGAATGGGCCTTATACTGAGCACGGAACGCGCAGTCCTCACAGGTTTTTTGCTCTGCCTCTCCGCCATGGCCATTCTCGAAGTGCTCTTCCTCACAGACCGCTTCGACATCTACTACATCGCCACCCACTCCAGCCGCGACCTGCCCACCGGTTACAAATTCACAGCCGTCTGGTCCGGCATGCAAGGATCGCTCCTCCTCTGGGCACTGATCCTATCCGGATTCATATTCTTTGCCGTCATCAAAACCCGTGCCTTTCGCGGTCCCCTCGCCTCTTATGCCACGGCCATCATGTCCTTCACGCTGACCTTCTTCCTCGCGCTCATCTGCATCCACGAAAATCCATTTGTCACCATGCCGCGTGCCCTGCCCGATGGAACCGGCATGAACCCCTTACTCGTCCATCCCGTCATGGCCATCCACCCCCCCATGCTCTATCACGGCTACGTCGGCTTTACCGTACCCTTTGCCTTTGCAATGGCCGCCCTATTATCCAGACAAATCGACGAAGAATGGATTCGCACCACCCGCCGCTGGACCCTCCTCGCCTGGTTCTTCCTGGGCACGGGCCAACTCCTCGGCGGCAAATGGGCCTACGTCGTCCTCGGCTGGGGCGGATACTGGGGCTGGGACCCGGTCGAAAACGCCGCCCTCTTGCCCTGGCTAACGGGCACGGCCTTCTTGCACTCTGTCATGATACAAGAAAAAAAAGGCATGCTCAAAATCTGGAACATGGTCCTCATCATCGCCACCTACACCCTGTGTATCTACGGCACCTTCCTCACGCGAAGCGGCGTCGTATCCTCTGTACACGCATTTGCCCAATCCCCCATTGGACCCTGGTTTGGCGTCCTGGTCGTCCTCATCGTCATCTTCTCAAGCCTCCTCCTCGTCTCGCGCCTGGACCTGCTCAAAACCAAAACACAATACGAATCCCCCATCTCCCGCGAAGGTGGTTTTTTACTCAACAACCTGCTCTTCCTCACCGCCACATTCGCCGTCTTTTGGGGCGTCATGTTTCCCGTGATCTCCGAAGCCGTTACCGGTGACAAAATCACCGTAGGTCCCCCCTACTTCAACACCGTCATGGTCCCCATCGGCCTGCTCCTGCTCGTACTCACGGGCATAGGACCTCTGCTCGCCTGGCGACGCACCTCGGGCAAAAGCCTGAGAAAACACTTCACGGGATCGAGCATCATGGGACTGATCTGCGGCATCGTCGCCATCGCCCTCGGTGTACGCGACATCTACGCCATCATCTCCTTCCTCTTCTGCGGCTTTGTCACAGGCACAATCATCACCGAATTTCACCGCGGCGCGCGTGCACGCGGCAGCAGTTCTGGCGAATCCTATCTCCGCGCCATCGTCAACCTCACCCGGCGAAATCGCCGTCGATACGGCGGTTATATCATCCACTTTGGCGTGGTCCTGCTCTTCATCGGATTTACCGGCAATGCATTCAACAAAGATTCCCAGGTCGAACTCAAATACATGGAATCCACCGACATCGGACCCTACACCCTCATCTATGAAGGCATTACCGAATCCGTCAACCCACTCACCGCGGACATCGTCGCTCAGCTCGGCGTCTATAAACACGGACAGCGACTGGGCACCATGTGGCCGCACCAGAAAGTCTATTACAAGCGACAAGATCAACAAACCACCACAGAAGTCGCCATACGATCCAACCTGCGAGAAGACCTCTACGCGCTCTATCAGGGCGTTGACATGCGAGACAACGAAGAAGTCGCCCTCTTTCACCTGTACATCAACCCCCTCGTCATGTGGGTCTGGATAGGCGCGTGGATAATCACAATCGGCACCATCGTCGTCATGTGGCCCGACAAACGCGAAAAACAGGCATTGCAAATGCGGGAGGCGATGGCATGA
- a CDS encoding cytochrome c maturation protein CcmE, protein MTTKKIKFIAGFAVIVASLLTMIVYSSEKMSLYYLTVSELEARETEFANTRFKLAGKVIPGSIISRDGNRTVEFEISDLIDQDPSASKRTIRYSGVVPDTFREEADVVLEGKIGPNGIFIADDMLAKCPSKYESQSYEEIKASYE, encoded by the coding sequence ATGACCACCAAAAAAATAAAATTCATCGCGGGATTTGCCGTCATTGTCGCCAGCTTGCTCACCATGATCGTGTACAGCTCTGAAAAAATGTCGCTGTACTACCTCACCGTCTCCGAACTAGAAGCGCGCGAAACCGAATTTGCCAACACCCGCTTCAAACTCGCCGGCAAAGTCATCCCCGGCTCCATCATCTCCCGAGACGGCAATCGCACCGTCGAATTTGAAATTTCTGACCTCATCGACCAGGACCCATCTGCCAGCAAACGCACCATCCGCTACAGCGGCGTCGTACCCGACACCTTCCGAGAAGAAGCCGACGTCGTACTCGAAGGCAAAATCGGACCCAATGGCATCTTCATAGCCGACGACATGCTCGCCAAATGCCCCTCCAAATACGAAAGCCAGAGCTACGAAGAAATCAAAGCGTCGTACGAATAG
- a CDS encoding septum formation inhibitor Maf, producing MRHLVTIFFAILFLAPTHAEVKPWDDAFKKQWYAGLAEITRYELKQAQYRDTYDGDAVLIFVTENFLTDKHVKHERGDGSSTSVLKLNAMRQFTTGLYPYSIMTSVFTPVAPDQTRTLKVTSTAQEWCGHTFAQINHRNGKYKATLRSYFQSDGDRDLTLPGAILEDEIWTRIRLAPERLPTGEIQIIPGMLFQRLTHTLPDVQTANAELTAENETSVYTLAYTSIGRKLAITFEKNYPHAILGWEESTQRRGRWTTTTARKTHATMIDYWNKNKIEDIVHRAQLGLK from the coding sequence ATGCGACACTTAGTCACCATATTTTTCGCCATCCTCTTCCTCGCCCCAACCCATGCAGAAGTAAAACCCTGGGATGACGCATTCAAAAAACAGTGGTACGCCGGACTCGCGGAAATCACCCGCTATGAACTCAAACAAGCGCAATATCGCGACACATACGATGGCGACGCCGTACTCATCTTCGTAACCGAGAACTTTCTCACAGACAAACACGTAAAGCACGAACGCGGCGACGGGTCGAGCACCTCCGTACTCAAACTCAACGCCATGCGCCAATTTACAACGGGTCTCTATCCCTACTCCATCATGACCTCTGTATTCACACCCGTAGCCCCCGACCAAACGCGCACGCTCAAAGTCACCAGCACAGCCCAGGAATGGTGCGGACACACCTTTGCCCAGATAAACCATCGCAACGGCAAATACAAAGCCACACTGCGATCGTACTTTCAAAGCGATGGCGACCGCGACCTCACATTGCCCGGCGCCATCCTCGAAGACGAAATCTGGACGCGCATCCGACTGGCACCCGAGCGTTTGCCCACAGGTGAAATCCAGATCATCCCCGGCATGCTATTCCAGCGCCTGACACACACCCTCCCCGATGTCCAGACCGCCAATGCGGAACTCACTGCAGAAAACGAGACCTCGGTTTACACCCTCGCGTACACCTCCATTGGCCGCAAACTCGCCATAACCTTTGAAAAAAACTATCCCCACGCCATCCTCGGCTGGGAAGAATCCACGCAACGCCGGGGTCGCTGGACCACGACCACAGCGCGCAAAACGCATGCTACGATGATCGACTACTGGAACAAAAACAAAATTGAAGACATCGTCCATCGCGCACAATTGGGCTTAAAATAG
- a CDS encoding sulfatase-like hydrolase/transferase, with protein sequence MRPNFLIFCVDQMQAYCMGCNGHPDVQTPNLDRLAQDGVLFRRNYCSHPVCQPSRASLITGLMPSQHGLIQNGMSLSEDMPTVTGALSRAGYRTHAAGKLHLQPFSGGDSWENRHRWYSGEVTHLPEGYYGFGETDYVGGHVNYVCGDYRNWLEEEYPDVAQKDHPEDGPSTCVPYAQLSAYQNFGYQTWKIDQIPAELHYNHWITDRTMAFIDGLGAGENFFAWCSFPDPHHPFVACKPYSEMYAPGSLTLPETFVVDEDPASDSLLRRVGPAWFNGDEEDLRQVMAQTYGMISHIDDNVGRAIDFLQAKGLYDNTVVAFIADHGEYLGSHHLWHKTPYQWEELLRVPYIWRVPGGRTGVCDDVVSNLDFVPTVLDYAGVDQSAMRFRREDWAVEGFELPGCSLRGFINDGTDMSDRAALVEMGSMRTLITERYKIVVDASGIGHNVLVDLESDPREKVNLWDHSEARDVKAGLLTRLMRESIRCTRMDNPKITPGA encoded by the coding sequence ATGCGACCGAATTTTTTGATTTTTTGCGTGGATCAGATGCAGGCGTATTGTATGGGTTGCAATGGGCATCCGGATGTACAGACGCCCAATCTGGATCGTCTGGCACAGGATGGCGTTTTGTTTCGCCGCAATTATTGCTCGCATCCGGTGTGCCAGCCGTCGCGGGCTTCTTTGATTACTGGATTGATGCCTTCGCAACACGGGTTGATACAAAATGGTATGAGTTTGTCTGAAGATATGCCGACTGTGACGGGGGCGTTGTCCAGGGCGGGGTACCGCACGCATGCGGCGGGTAAGTTGCATTTGCAGCCTTTTTCGGGTGGTGATTCCTGGGAGAATCGACATCGGTGGTATAGCGGTGAGGTGACCCATTTGCCCGAGGGGTATTACGGTTTTGGCGAGACGGATTATGTGGGTGGACATGTGAATTACGTTTGTGGAGATTATCGAAATTGGTTGGAAGAAGAATATCCCGATGTCGCGCAAAAGGATCATCCGGAAGACGGTCCTTCAACATGTGTTCCTTATGCTCAGCTTTCGGCGTATCAGAATTTTGGCTATCAGACCTGGAAGATTGATCAAATTCCGGCTGAGTTGCATTACAATCACTGGATTACAGATCGCACAATGGCTTTTATAGATGGTTTGGGCGCGGGTGAAAATTTTTTTGCGTGGTGTTCTTTTCCCGATCCGCACCATCCGTTTGTGGCTTGCAAGCCGTATAGTGAGATGTATGCCCCAGGGTCTTTAACCCTGCCGGAGACGTTTGTTGTTGACGAAGATCCAGCTTCTGATAGTTTGCTGCGGAGAGTGGGTCCCGCATGGTTTAATGGCGATGAGGAGGATTTGCGGCAGGTGATGGCGCAGACTTATGGTATGATTTCGCATATTGACGATAATGTGGGTCGCGCGATTGATTTTTTGCAGGCGAAGGGTTTGTACGATAATACGGTTGTTGCTTTTATCGCAGATCACGGCGAGTACCTGGGGTCACACCATTTGTGGCATAAGACGCCCTATCAGTGGGAGGAGTTGTTGCGCGTGCCGTATATCTGGAGGGTGCCCGGGGGGCGGACGGGTGTTTGCGATGATGTGGTGAGCAATCTGGATTTTGTGCCTACTGTGCTGGATTATGCGGGGGTAGATCAAAGTGCTATGCGGTTTCGGCGCGAGGATTGGGCGGTTGAGGGTTTTGAGTTGCCGGGGTGTTCGTTGAGAGGTTTTATTAATGATGGTACGGATATGTCCGATCGCGCGGCTTTGGTGGAGATGGGGTCCATGCGGACGCTGATCACAGAGCGCTATAAAATTGTGGTGGATGCTTCGGGTATTGGACATAATGTGCTGGTGGATCTGGAGAGTGATCCACGCGAGAAAGTAAATTTGTGGGATCATTCAGAGGCGCGGGATGTGAAGGCGGGTCTTTTGACGCGCTTGATGCGGGAGAGTATTCGCTGTACGCGTATGGATAATCCCAAAATTACACCTGGTGCATGA
- a CDS encoding sulfatase-like hydrolase/transferase, which translates to MDSKPNVIVFFTDQQRWDCMAAHGNPLGITPNLDRAAQHGTHVYNSFTCQPVCGPARACLQTGMYASETGVYRNGVALNPDHKTLAHCFNDAGYHTGYIGKWHLATSGRGSVPVKARGGYQYWLAANALEGTSDTYDCVVYDHDNQEVKLPGYRVDALTDAAIRYVDEHQSDPFYLFISFLEPHHQNHLDDYPPPDGYREMYAGYWTPPDLAGLPTHPLAEGEYPGAVPAGGSTQQHLGGYWGMIKRLDEAYGRLLDALKSLGLLEDTIVLFTSDHACHFRTRNKEYKRSCHESSIRVPTVLTGGPFTGGGTLGELVSLVDLPPSLLDGAGLEIPDQMSGRSMLPILGGGGRSLADPWPDDVFVQISESGIGRAVRTKRWKYAVQSDAMPPGAEGARSYEEAYLYDLEADPYELRNLIGYSSHRPVADRMKARLLGYIRDVEGYVPEIVDAEERQGGQRRVSDAEVES; encoded by the coding sequence ATGGATAGCAAACCAAATGTTATTGTCTTTTTTACGGATCAACAGCGCTGGGATTGTATGGCAGCGCATGGCAATCCCCTCGGTATTACACCCAATCTGGATCGCGCGGCGCAGCACGGGACACATGTGTACAATAGTTTTACATGCCAGCCCGTGTGCGGTCCGGCGCGTGCGTGTTTGCAGACGGGGATGTACGCGAGTGAGACGGGTGTGTATCGCAATGGGGTTGCGCTGAATCCGGATCACAAGACGCTTGCGCATTGTTTTAATGATGCGGGTTATCACACGGGATATATTGGGAAGTGGCATCTGGCGACGAGTGGACGCGGTTCTGTGCCCGTAAAAGCGCGCGGTGGGTACCAGTACTGGCTCGCGGCAAATGCGCTGGAGGGGACATCTGATACGTATGATTGCGTTGTTTACGATCATGACAATCAGGAGGTGAAGTTGCCCGGTTATCGGGTGGATGCGCTGACCGATGCGGCGATTCGGTATGTGGATGAACATCAGAGCGATCCCTTTTATCTGTTTATTTCGTTTTTGGAACCCCATCACCAGAATCATCTGGACGATTATCCGCCGCCGGATGGGTATCGCGAGATGTATGCCGGGTACTGGACACCGCCCGATCTGGCGGGATTGCCCACGCATCCTTTAGCCGAGGGCGAGTATCCCGGCGCGGTTCCTGCAGGGGGGAGTACACAGCAGCATTTGGGCGGGTACTGGGGCATGATTAAGCGTTTGGATGAGGCTTATGGACGGTTGCTCGATGCGCTGAAGAGTCTGGGGCTTTTAGAGGATACGATTGTGCTGTTCACTTCTGATCACGCCTGCCATTTCCGCACCCGCAATAAGGAATACAAGCGTTCGTGTCACGAGAGTTCTATCCGCGTTCCAACGGTGTTGACGGGTGGTCCGTTTACGGGAGGGGGTACGTTGGGCGAGTTGGTGAGTCTGGTGGATTTGCCGCCTTCGCTGTTGGATGGCGCCGGGTTGGAGATTCCCGATCAGATGTCGGGGCGTTCCATGCTTCCCATTTTGGGGGGTGGTGGTCGCTCGCTCGCAGATCCATGGCCGGATGATGTGTTTGTGCAGATTTCAGAGAGTGGTATTGGTCGCGCTGTTCGCACAAAGCGATGGAAGTACGCGGTCCAAAGCGATGCGATGCCGCCCGGTGCAGAGGGTGCGAGGAGTTATGAGGAGGCGTATCTCTACGATCTGGAGGCAGATCCGTACGAGTTGCGCAATTTGATTGGCTATAGTAGCCACCGTCCCGTTGCAGATCGAATGAAGGCGCGGTTGCTGGGCTATATTCGAGATGTTGAAGGGTATGTTCCCGAGATTGTCGATGCAGAAGAACGGCAAGGTGGTCAACGGCGGGTGTCCGATGCCGAGGTTGAGAGTTAA
- a CDS encoding TIM barrel protein, which produces MYIQDQVHYDNLDDDILSFYRAISVDSIHLELRGGRPPAKSAKRSSTGVANTTLAQRLRAGEDCTEAFEKARELVESHGMRLNNIFMPCWEEIALAMEDRDEKIGFWCQMLESLGRAGIPCLGWNFKPMGNFRTPSDTGRGGVRYSTFDYAYFSENRPEQFDPPVSEETMWANMEAFLQAVIPVAEKAGVRMALHPDDPPIPEPLGGIAQICSSLDQFRRTLFEIAPGEHNGMLFCQGCMTELLGEGVYDAIAEMASNNKIVWVHFRNVKGQLPRFVEVFMDEGDIDMKRAMAVYRDNGFNGPYMMDHTPGFAHSAYTRLHGKAYAIGYIRALIDDVYG; this is translated from the coding sequence ATGTATATTCAAGATCAGGTTCATTACGATAATTTGGACGATGATATTTTGAGTTTTTACAGGGCGATTAGTGTGGATTCGATTCATCTCGAGTTGCGGGGTGGACGACCGCCTGCAAAATCAGCGAAGCGCAGTAGTACGGGTGTGGCGAATACGACGCTGGCACAACGGCTTCGCGCGGGGGAGGATTGTACGGAGGCGTTTGAGAAGGCGCGGGAGTTGGTGGAATCCCATGGTATGAGGTTGAATAATATTTTTATGCCGTGCTGGGAGGAGATTGCGCTGGCAATGGAGGATCGAGATGAGAAGATTGGATTCTGGTGCCAGATGCTGGAGTCGCTGGGGAGGGCGGGAATTCCGTGTTTGGGCTGGAATTTCAAGCCGATGGGGAATTTTCGGACGCCTTCGGATACGGGTCGCGGCGGGGTGAGATATAGTACGTTTGATTATGCGTATTTTAGTGAGAACCGGCCAGAGCAATTCGATCCGCCCGTTTCAGAGGAGACGATGTGGGCAAATATGGAGGCGTTTTTGCAGGCGGTGATTCCCGTTGCAGAGAAGGCGGGGGTGCGTATGGCGCTGCATCCGGATGATCCGCCGATTCCAGAGCCTCTGGGCGGTATTGCGCAGATTTGTTCGTCGCTGGATCAGTTCAGGCGTACGCTTTTTGAGATTGCGCCGGGCGAGCACAACGGAATGCTATTTTGCCAGGGGTGTATGACGGAGTTGCTGGGTGAGGGTGTTTATGATGCGATTGCCGAGATGGCTTCGAATAATAAGATTGTGTGGGTGCATTTCCGCAATGTGAAGGGTCAGTTGCCGCGGTTTGTCGAAGTTTTTATGGATGAGGGCGATATCGATATGAAGCGCGCAATGGCGGTTTATCGCGATAATGGGTTCAATGGTCCGTATATGATGGACCATACGCCGGGTTTTGCCCATTCCGCGTACACGCGATTGCACGGGAAGGCGTATGCGATTGGGTATATCCGCGCGTTGATTGACGATGTTTATGGGTGA
- a CDS encoding 4Fe-4S binding protein: MFGFLKRYMHWLHTRWPSGTVEKLPEMNEDGSTAVPGLYIVGDLTGIPLLKFSSDTGARAVQTIVGDSGFERRTHRDGVRDLVIIGGGVSGMAAGIEARNRGLDFVLLEASERFSTVVNFPKAKPIYTYPTDMVPAGDLQFSDRADVKERLLDELEERTADIEPVFARAECVQREGDVLRVVIPEDEDLLAHRVIVAIGRSGNFRKLNVPGEDLDKVMNRLHDPKDYADQDVLVVGGGDSALETAIAIAESGGRVTLSYRRAELSRPKPENVEKIEVLSGGEHLRMALPSEVKAIGEQEVVLSTGEGDEAMPNDAVFAMIGREAPLDFFRRSGVPIRGEWRVGTWVSFALVMLACVFVYHWKTGAGIPIYEWFKGAELFPFNLMPAEDKSGLFGTVWTSMTQPGFYYSLAYCACVVGFGIRRINRRQTPYVTVQTVTLMVIQCVPLFLLPYIFLPWLGHNGWFSDGAFLKPVADALFPATEWDAHGREYWRSLGFILAWPLFFWNVFTSQPLGWWLGISLVQTFVVIPLIIWRWGKGAYCGWICSCGALAETMGDMHRQKMPHGPVWNRMNMVGQVILVLAFVLLALRIAGWLLPYDHWVNAGYMGLFMGKDVNWGGLVFPLTFLNYQWFVDLFLAGIIGVGFYWHFSGRMWCRFACPLAALMHVYARFSRFRIFADKKKCISCSVCTSVCHQGIDVMNFANKGLPMEDPECVRCSACVQSCPTGVLSFGQIDPVTGRVARVDGLAASRVVMAEEGEG, translated from the coding sequence ATGTTTGGATTTTTGAAGCGGTATATGCACTGGTTGCACACGCGGTGGCCCTCGGGCACGGTGGAGAAGTTGCCAGAGATGAATGAGGATGGGTCAACGGCGGTGCCGGGGCTTTATATTGTGGGGGATTTGACGGGGATTCCGCTGTTGAAGTTTTCGTCGGATACGGGGGCGCGGGCAGTGCAGACGATTGTGGGTGATTCGGGTTTTGAGCGTCGGACGCATAGGGATGGGGTGCGCGATCTGGTGATTATCGGTGGTGGGGTTTCTGGTATGGCAGCGGGTATTGAGGCGAGAAATCGTGGATTGGATTTTGTGCTGTTGGAGGCGTCAGAGCGGTTTTCTACGGTGGTGAATTTTCCAAAGGCGAAGCCGATTTACACGTATCCGACGGATATGGTTCCGGCAGGTGATTTGCAGTTTTCGGATCGGGCAGATGTGAAGGAGCGGTTGTTGGATGAGTTGGAGGAGCGGACCGCGGATATCGAGCCGGTGTTTGCGCGGGCGGAGTGCGTGCAGCGGGAAGGGGATGTGTTGCGGGTGGTGATTCCCGAGGATGAGGATTTGCTGGCGCACCGGGTGATTGTGGCGATTGGTCGGTCGGGCAATTTTAGAAAGTTAAATGTGCCGGGCGAGGATCTGGATAAGGTGATGAATCGGTTGCACGATCCAAAGGATTATGCGGACCAGGATGTGCTGGTGGTTGGTGGCGGTGATAGTGCACTGGAGACGGCGATTGCGATTGCCGAGTCCGGTGGGCGGGTGACGCTGTCGTATCGGCGCGCGGAGTTGAGTCGCCCCAAGCCCGAGAATGTGGAGAAGATTGAGGTGCTTTCGGGCGGGGAACACTTGCGAATGGCGCTGCCGAGTGAGGTGAAGGCGATTGGTGAGCAGGAGGTGGTGCTTTCGACGGGTGAGGGTGATGAGGCGATGCCCAATGATGCGGTGTTTGCGATGATTGGGCGCGAGGCGCCGCTGGATTTTTTCAGGCGGTCAGGTGTGCCGATTAGAGGGGAATGGCGCGTGGGCACTTGGGTGTCTTTTGCGCTGGTTATGCTTGCGTGTGTGTTTGTGTATCACTGGAAGACGGGTGCGGGGATTCCGATTTACGAGTGGTTTAAGGGGGCAGAGCTGTTTCCGTTTAATTTGATGCCTGCAGAGGATAAGTCGGGTCTTTTCGGGACGGTGTGGACGTCGATGACGCAACCGGGTTTTTATTATTCGCTGGCTTATTGCGCATGTGTGGTGGGGTTTGGGATTCGCAGGATTAATCGACGGCAGACGCCTTATGTGACGGTGCAGACGGTGACGCTGATGGTTATTCAGTGTGTGCCCCTGTTTTTGTTGCCGTACATTTTTTTGCCGTGGCTGGGTCACAATGGTTGGTTTTCCGATGGGGCTTTTTTAAAGCCTGTGGCCGATGCGTTGTTCCCGGCGACGGAGTGGGATGCACACGGGCGGGAGTACTGGCGGAGTTTGGGTTTTATTCTGGCGTGGCCGCTGTTTTTCTGGAATGTGTTTACGAGCCAGCCGCTGGGGTGGTGGTTGGGTATCAGTCTGGTGCAGACTTTTGTGGTGATTCCTCTGATTATCTGGCGTTGGGGCAAGGGGGCTTATTGCGGGTGGATTTGTTCGTGCGGGGCACTGGCAGAGACGATGGGGGATATGCACCGGCAGAAGATGCCGCACGGTCCTGTTTGGAATCGAATGAATATGGTGGGGCAGGTGATTCTGGTTCTGGCTTTTGTGCTTCTGGCGTTGCGTATTGCAGGCTGGTTATTGCCTTATGATCACTGGGTGAATGCGGGGTATATGGGGCTGTTTATGGGGAAGGATGTGAATTGGGGCGGTCTGGTGTTTCCGCTGACGTTTTTGAATTATCAGTGGTTTGTGGATTTGTTTTTGGCGGGTATTATTGGGGTGGGTTTTTACTGGCATTTTAGCGGGCGAATGTGGTGCCGGTTTGCGTGTCCCCTCGCTGCGTTGATGCATGTTTATGCGCGGTTTTCGCGGTTTCGGATTTTTGCGGATAAGAAGAAGTGTATTTCGTGTAGTGTGTGTACGTCGGTGTGTCATCAGGGTATCGATGTGATGAATTTTGCGAATAAGGGTTTGCCTATGGAGGATCCGGAGTGCGTGCGGTGTTCGGCCTGTGTGCAGAGTTGTCCGACGGGTGTGTTGTCGTTTGGGCAGATCGATCCTGTGACGGGTAGAGTCGCCAGGGTCGATGGGCTGGCAGCGTCGCGAGTGGTGATGGCAGAGGAGGGTGAAGGGTGA
- a CDS encoding polyisoprenoid-binding protein produces MLRVIRLLCLGLVSSLVMADTGFAEKYQIDRSHSSVGFSIRHFVSRTAGRFNQFSGTIDYDPAAPEKTMIETTIQARSVDTGNQRRDDHLRGPDFFEVETFPTITFKSTSAVKEGEKILVTGDLTMHGVMKSITMPVTVLGIGTHPQRGTPLAGFETELTLLCSDFGVNSWANFANVLGDEVRVNITIEAGPPRQARGQQGRRGGQGGRGGGRGGGN; encoded by the coding sequence ATGTTGAGAGTCATACGTTTGTTGTGTTTGGGGCTGGTGTCATCGCTTGTGATGGCGGATACGGGTTTTGCCGAGAAGTACCAGATTGATCGATCGCATTCGTCGGTCGGGTTTTCGATTCGGCACTTTGTGAGCCGCACGGCGGGCAGGTTTAATCAGTTTAGTGGCACGATTGATTACGATCCTGCCGCGCCCGAAAAGACGATGATTGAAACGACGATCCAGGCGCGGAGTGTCGATACGGGGAATCAGCGTCGCGATGATCATTTGCGCGGTCCAGATTTCTTTGAGGTGGAGACTTTTCCGACGATTACGTTTAAGAGTACGTCGGCTGTGAAGGAAGGGGAAAAAATTCTGGTGACGGGTGATTTGACGATGCACGGCGTGATGAAGAGTATTACGATGCCGGTGACAGTGCTCGGCATTGGTACGCATCCGCAGCGTGGCACACCTCTGGCTGGTTTTGAGACCGAGTTGACGCTGTTGTGTTCGGATTTTGGCGTGAATAGCTGGGCGAATTTTGCCAATGTGCTGGGGGATGAGGTGCGGGTGAATATTACGATTGAAGCGGGTCCGCCCAGACAGGCTCGAGGCCAGCAAGGTCGTCGCGGTGGTCAAGGTGGCCGTGGTGGTGGTCGCGGTGGCGGGAATTGA